A single Providencia manganoxydans DNA region contains:
- the chbG gene encoding chitin disaccharide deacetylase: MPSLLIINADDFGLSKSVNYGIVDAHRYGVVTSTTAMMNMQNIQHAAELAIQVPTLAIGMHFVLTTGKPLTVMPTLTREGKLGKWLWELEAEGLLPLDEIMAELNAQYQRFNDVFGRPPSHIDSHHHIHMIAQLFPLIAEFANQKGIPLRVYHEHNSTENILNIPRSTDYFSPDFYGEPSSVSEALFLSILDRSTKQGYQSIEIMCHPAFIDNDLLMSGYAYQRLTELEVLTGKGLKQAIRDRGYQLATYLDL; the protein is encoded by the coding sequence ATGCCCTCTTTATTAATTATTAATGCTGATGATTTTGGATTATCTAAATCGGTTAATTATGGAATTGTTGATGCACACCGTTATGGTGTTGTGACATCAACGACAGCGATGATGAATATGCAAAATATTCAACACGCAGCGGAACTTGCCATCCAAGTACCCACCTTGGCGATAGGAATGCACTTTGTATTAACTACCGGTAAGCCTCTTACTGTAATGCCTACCTTAACCCGTGAAGGTAAATTAGGTAAATGGCTGTGGGAATTGGAAGCAGAGGGGCTATTACCTTTAGATGAAATAATGGCAGAGTTGAATGCTCAATATCAACGGTTTAATGATGTTTTTGGTCGCCCACCAAGTCATATAGATAGCCATCACCATATACATATGATTGCACAGCTTTTTCCATTAATTGCTGAATTTGCCAATCAAAAGGGAATACCCTTGCGGGTTTACCACGAACATAACAGTACTGAAAATATATTGAATATTCCTCGTAGTACTGATTATTTTTCACCTGATTTTTATGGTGAACCTAGTTCAGTTTCAGAGGCGCTGTTTTTGAGTATACTCGACAGATCAACAAAACAGGGATATCAATCTATAGAGATTATGTGCCATCCAGCATTTATTGATAACGATTTATTGATGAGTGGATATGCATATCAGAGATTGACAGAGTTAGAGGTTTTAACTGGAAAAGGGCTTAAGCAAGCAATTAGGGATAGAGGGTATCAGTTAGCAACTTATTTGGACTTATAA
- the chbR gene encoding transcriptional regulator ChbR: MQPIISTNNSNMDVKTVYENDIFNDKDFHVVIYNKTESATGLHQHDYYEYTIVLTGRYYQNVNGRKVLLERGEFVFLPIGSNHESFYEFGATRILNVGIKKTFFEEYFSPLLPSFFVASQSYALKNEFMAYIESVIASLNFRGNEFNEFIEIVTFNVVNRLRHYREKKVQDDTPQWLKNTIEEMHEIAMFNENALENMIAITGKSQEYLTRATKRYYGKTPMQIINSIRINFAKKQLEITNYSITDIAFESGYSSPSLFVKKFKEATTLTPSEYRKSLQSG; this comes from the coding sequence ATGCAGCCAATAATAAGCACAAACAATTCTAATATGGATGTTAAAACTGTCTATGAAAATGATATTTTTAATGATAAGGATTTTCATGTGGTTATTTATAATAAAACAGAAAGTGCTACAGGGCTGCATCAACATGATTATTACGAGTATACGATTGTTCTTACAGGGCGTTATTACCAAAATGTTAACGGCAGAAAAGTGTTATTAGAAAGAGGGGAATTTGTTTTTTTACCTATTGGTTCAAATCACGAAAGTTTTTATGAGTTTGGCGCAACAAGAATTTTAAACGTTGGAATCAAAAAAACATTTTTTGAGGAGTATTTTTCACCTTTATTGCCTTCATTCTTTGTTGCTTCTCAATCTTATGCTTTGAAAAATGAATTTATGGCTTATATCGAATCAGTAATAGCTTCATTAAACTTTAGAGGAAATGAATTTAATGAATTTATTGAGATTGTTACTTTCAACGTTGTTAATCGTTTACGTCATTATAGAGAGAAAAAAGTGCAAGATGACACACCTCAATGGTTAAAAAATACAATTGAAGAAATGCATGAAATAGCGATGTTCAATGAAAATGCATTGGAAAACATGATTGCAATAACAGGGAAGTCTCAAGAGTATTTAACACGAGCAACAAAGCGTTATTACGGTAAAACGCCAATGCAAATTATCAATAGTATTCGAATAAATTTTGCAAAAAAACAACTAGAGATAACTAATTACTCTATAACTGATATTGCTTTTGAATCAGGTTATAGCAGTCCGAGTTTATTTGTGAAAAAATTTAAGGAAGCAACAACATTAACTCCGAGTGAGTATAGAAAGAGTTTACAAAGTGGCTAA
- the chbA gene encoding PTS N,N'-diacetylchitobiose transporter subunit IIA: protein MIDLDNNGNLSFDDLEEIVMGLIINSGKARSFAYKALEQAKKGQYLEAAELMEQSKLALSDAHKVQTKMIETDMGEGKIKVSLILAHAQDHLMNTMLAKELVTEFIELYKKINS, encoded by the coding sequence ATGATTGATTTAGATAATAATGGAAATTTATCTTTTGATGATCTTGAAGAAATTGTTATGGGTCTCATTATTAATTCAGGTAAGGCAAGAAGTTTTGCTTATAAAGCGTTAGAGCAAGCGAAAAAAGGTCAATATCTTGAAGCTGCTGAGTTAATGGAACAATCAAAATTAGCATTGAGTGACGCACATAAAGTTCAAACTAAAATGATTGAAACTGATATGGGTGAAGGGAAAATTAAAGTGAGTTTGATTTTAGCTCACGCTCAAGATCACTTAATGAACACGATGCTAGCCAAAGAATTGGTAACGGAGTTCATTGAGCTCTATAAAAAAATAAACTCTTGA
- a CDS encoding 6-phospho-beta-glucosidase — MSKKLKVVTIGGGSSYTPELIEGFIKRYHDLPISELWLVDIEEGQEKLDIIYELSLRMIKNANIPLKLYKTLDRQQALKDADFVTTQFRVGLLKAREKDEVIPLSYGYLGQETNGAGGLFKGLRTIPVIFDIIKDVEELCPDAWIINFTNPAGMLTEAVYRHTNFKRFIGVCNVPIGMKMFITDVLGLTKENQLSIDLFGLNHMVFIKNITVDGVSRFDEVLNGIISKAYSTNSVKNITGLPFDSGLLSALKLIPCSYLQYYFKHKEMLVIEMAEFYKEGTRAQVVQKLEKELFELYKDPELKVKPKQLESRGGAYYSDAACEVINAIYNDKQTEHYVNIPHYGHINNIPADWVIEVTSKLGRDGAIPSERITYFDEKVLGLIYAIKEYEIATTHAAINGDFNEILLAMNLNPLINSDNDARQMAKDLLLAHKYYLPNFAEAIKYIEQEKIVSGA, encoded by the coding sequence ATGAGCAAAAAATTAAAAGTGGTGACTATTGGTGGTGGTAGTAGTTATACACCTGAATTAATTGAAGGCTTTATTAAACGTTATCATGATTTACCTATTAGTGAATTATGGTTAGTTGATATTGAAGAAGGACAGGAAAAGCTAGATATTATTTATGAATTAAGTTTACGGATGATAAAGAATGCGAATATACCACTTAAACTGTATAAAACATTAGATCGTCAGCAAGCATTAAAAGATGCAGACTTTGTGACGACACAATTTCGGGTTGGGTTATTAAAAGCACGAGAAAAAGATGAAGTGATCCCACTAAGTTATGGCTATTTAGGGCAAGAAACAAATGGTGCTGGTGGTTTATTTAAAGGACTACGCACAATCCCTGTCATTTTTGACATAATTAAGGATGTAGAAGAGCTATGTCCAGATGCGTGGATTATTAATTTTACCAATCCTGCTGGAATGTTGACAGAAGCTGTTTATCGGCACACTAATTTCAAACGTTTTATTGGTGTTTGTAATGTCCCGATTGGTATGAAAATGTTCATTACAGATGTATTAGGTTTAACAAAAGAAAACCAGCTATCGATAGATTTATTTGGTTTAAACCATATGGTATTCATTAAAAATATTACTGTTGATGGTGTTTCTCGATTTGATGAAGTATTGAATGGCATCATATCAAAGGCATATAGCACTAATTCAGTAAAAAATATTACAGGGTTACCTTTTGATAGTGGACTATTAAGTGCTTTGAAACTGATACCATGTTCATACTTACAGTATTATTTTAAACATAAAGAAATGTTAGTTATTGAAATGGCAGAGTTTTATAAAGAGGGCACACGAGCGCAAGTCGTACAAAAATTAGAAAAAGAACTTTTCGAGCTGTATAAAGATCCTGAATTAAAAGTAAAACCCAAGCAATTAGAGTCTCGTGGCGGTGCCTATTATTCAGATGCAGCCTGTGAAGTTATCAATGCTATTTATAATGATAAGCAAACGGAGCACTATGTTAATATTCCTCATTATGGCCATATAAATAATATTCCAGCCGATTGGGTGATTGAGGTAACCAGTAAATTAGGTCGTGATGGTGCAATACCGAGTGAAAGGATCACGTATTTTGACGAAAAAGTATTAGGATTGATTTATGCAATTAAAGAGTATGAAATAGCAACAACTCATGCAGCAATCAATGGGGATTTCAATGAAATTTTATTAGCCATGAATTTAAATCCTCTTATTAATTCCGATAATGATGCACGCCAGATGGCGAAAGATCTTCTCCTAGCGCATAAATATTATTTACCGAATTTTGCTGAAGCCATTAAATATATCGAACAGGAAAAAATTGTCTCTGGAGCTTAA